In Hasllibacter sp. MH4015, the following proteins share a genomic window:
- the rfbG gene encoding CDP-glucose 4,6-dehydratase, translating into MARLGSAARMSFWAGKRVLVTGHTGFKGSWLSLWLIQLGAEVSGFALEPDTTPALFDQLGLAGKLDHRIGDIRTKGALEARVAEVQPDVVFHLAAQPLVLASYEDPMATWDTNVMGTVHMLDALRQLTHPCAAIMITTDKVYENRETEQPYSEGDRLGGHDPYSASKAGCELAIASYRKSFFHSHPVRVIAARAGNVIGGGDWAKNRIVPDIARALAAGDVIGVRNPDAQRPWQHVLEPLAGYLRLAEQAFGGAALAPAYNFGPDPQDVRPVRDLVEGAVAHWPGRWEDRSDPDAPHEAGLLSLENALARQDIGYTPRWTFDTCLARTMAWYRAVHEGAEPAEITAAQIAEFGAP; encoded by the coding sequence GTGGCGCGTCTGGGATCCGCTGCGCGGATGAGCTTCTGGGCCGGAAAACGGGTTCTGGTGACGGGCCATACTGGGTTCAAAGGGTCGTGGCTGTCGCTGTGGCTGATCCAGCTGGGGGCGGAGGTCAGCGGGTTCGCGCTTGAGCCCGACACGACGCCTGCGCTCTTCGATCAATTGGGATTGGCGGGCAAACTGGACCATCGCATCGGCGACATCCGCACGAAGGGCGCGCTGGAGGCGCGGGTGGCGGAGGTGCAGCCGGATGTCGTCTTTCATCTGGCCGCGCAGCCCCTCGTCCTCGCCTCCTACGAGGACCCGATGGCGACGTGGGATACCAACGTGATGGGCACGGTTCACATGCTCGATGCGCTGCGGCAGCTGACGCACCCCTGCGCGGCGATCATGATCACGACCGACAAGGTCTATGAGAACCGGGAGACCGAGCAACCGTACTCGGAGGGGGATCGCCTCGGCGGGCACGATCCCTATTCGGCCTCCAAGGCGGGCTGCGAATTGGCGATTGCGAGTTATCGCAAATCCTTCTTCCACAGCCATCCGGTTCGCGTGATCGCGGCACGGGCGGGCAACGTGATCGGCGGCGGCGACTGGGCAAAGAACCGGATCGTGCCCGATATCGCGCGCGCCCTTGCCGCCGGTGACGTGATCGGAGTGCGCAATCCCGACGCACAACGCCCGTGGCAGCATGTGCTGGAGCCGCTGGCGGGCTATTTGCGGCTGGCTGAGCAGGCGTTTGGCGGGGCGGCGCTGGCGCCCGCCTATAATTTCGGGCCCGACCCGCAGGATGTGCGCCCGGTCCGCGATCTTGTTGAGGGCGCCGTGGCCCATTGGCCGGGGCGGTGGGAAGACCGCTCAGACCCCGATGCGCCCCATGAGGCCGGGCTGTTGAGCCTTGAGAACGCTTTGGCACGGCAGGACATCGGCTATACACCACGCTGGACGTTCGACACCTGCCTTGCCCGGACGATGGCGTGGTATCGGGCGGTCCATGAGGGCGCGGAACCGGCAGAGATTACCGCCGCCCAGATTGCGGAGTTCGGCGCGCCATGA